In Pseudomonas oryzicola, one DNA window encodes the following:
- the motA gene encoding flagellar motor stator protein MotA translates to MAKIIGIIVVFASVLGGYVLSHGKIAALIQPFEVLIIGGAAFGAFLQANPGHMTMHVIKKSMKMFGSRFSHAFYLEVLGLVYEILNKSRREGMMAIEADIEDAAASPIFAKYPTVLADERMTAFICDYLRIMSTGNMAPHELEGLFDMELLSMKEELEHPSHAVTGIADGMPGFGIVAAVLGIVVTMASLGDGDQASIGLHVGAALVGTFFGILAAYGFFGPLAKCLEHDAKEELNLYESIKASLVASASGMPPSLAVEFGRKVLYPKHRPSFAELEQAVRGR, encoded by the coding sequence ATGGCTAAAATTATCGGCATCATCGTCGTATTCGCGAGCGTGCTCGGCGGATACGTACTCTCCCACGGCAAGATCGCGGCACTGATCCAGCCGTTCGAAGTACTGATCATCGGCGGTGCGGCCTTCGGTGCATTCCTGCAGGCCAACCCTGGCCACATGACCATGCACGTCATCAAGAAGTCGATGAAGATGTTCGGCTCGCGCTTCAGCCATGCCTTCTACCTGGAAGTGCTGGGCCTGGTGTACGAGATCCTCAACAAGAGCCGTCGTGAAGGCATGATGGCCATCGAGGCCGACATCGAGGACGCCGCAGCCAGCCCGATCTTCGCCAAGTACCCGACAGTGCTGGCCGACGAGCGCATGACCGCGTTCATCTGCGACTACCTGCGCATCATGTCCACCGGCAACATGGCCCCGCACGAGCTCGAAGGCCTGTTCGACATGGAGCTGCTGAGCATGAAGGAAGAGCTGGAGCACCCGTCCCACGCCGTGACCGGCATCGCCGACGGCATGCCAGGGTTCGGTATCGTCGCGGCAGTACTGGGTATCGTGGTGACCATGGCCTCGCTCGGCGATGGTGACCAGGCCTCCATCGGCCTCCATGTGGGTGCGGCGCTGGTCGGTACCTTCTTCGGTATCCTGGCGGCCTACGGCTTCTTCGGGCCGCTGGCCAAATGCCTGGAGCACGATGCCAAGGAAGAACTGAACCTCTACGAATCGATCAAGGCTTCGCTGGTGGCCTCGGCCTCGGGCATGCCGCCTTCGCTGGCGGTGGAATTCGGGCGCAAGGTGCTGTACCCCAAGCACCGCCCAAGCTTTGCCGAACTGGAACAAGCGGTTCGCGGTCGCTGA
- the motB gene encoding flagellar motor protein MotB — protein MENNQPIIVKRVKRYGGGHHGGAWKIAFADFATAMMAFFLVLWLLSTATPEQKIAIAGYFKDPIGFSESGTPYIIDLGGSPQLAPEKTINPEAKSEPTPDTSIQLDKDQVETMAEQVERERLELLLQELQNKVEENPQLQKFKDQILFEITQDGLRIQIMDAENRPMFDIGSARLQPYFEDILLAMADTIKAVPNKISISGHTDAKPYAGSGEFGNWELSANRANAARRALVAGGYPDGQVARVVGYASSSLFDRNNPFNPVNRRIDIIVLTKKAQRDIEGEQGTPEKPAAAPATPAAPPASDATEQAPMQPRELRQKLNIFEEGTLKMDEAKEQ, from the coding sequence ATGGAGAACAATCAGCCCATCATCGTCAAGCGCGTCAAGCGCTATGGCGGCGGCCATCACGGCGGCGCCTGGAAAATCGCCTTTGCCGACTTCGCCACGGCGATGATGGCGTTCTTCCTGGTGCTGTGGCTGTTGTCCACGGCCACACCGGAACAGAAGATCGCCATCGCCGGCTACTTCAAGGACCCGATCGGCTTCTCGGAAAGCGGTACGCCGTACATCATCGACCTGGGTGGTTCGCCGCAGCTGGCGCCGGAAAAGACCATCAACCCTGAAGCCAAGTCCGAGCCGACGCCTGATACCAGCATCCAGCTGGACAAGGACCAGGTCGAGACCATGGCCGAGCAGGTCGAGCGCGAGCGCCTGGAGTTGTTGCTGCAGGAGCTGCAGAACAAGGTCGAGGAAAACCCGCAGCTGCAGAAGTTCAAGGACCAGATCCTGTTCGAGATCACCCAGGATGGCCTGCGCATCCAGATCATGGATGCCGAGAACCGGCCAATGTTCGACATTGGCAGCGCACGCCTGCAGCCGTACTTCGAAGACATCCTGCTGGCCATGGCCGACACCATCAAGGCTGTACCGAACAAGATCAGCATCAGCGGCCACACCGATGCCAAGCCGTATGCAGGCAGTGGTGAGTTCGGCAACTGGGAGCTGTCGGCCAACCGGGCCAACGCCGCACGTCGTGCGCTGGTGGCCGGTGGCTATCCGGATGGCCAGGTGGCGCGGGTGGTGGGTTATGCCTCGTCGTCGCTGTTCGACCGCAACAACCCGTTCAACCCGGTCAACCGCCGCATCGACATCATCGTGCTGACCAAAAAGGCCCAGCGCGACATTGAAGGTGAACAGGGTACCCCGGAAAAACCGGCTGCCGCACCGGCCACTCCGGCCGCACCGCCTGCGTCCGATGCGACCGAGCAAGCCCCCATGCAGCCGCGCGAACTGCGCCAGAAGCTGAACATCTTCGAGGAAGGAACGCTGAAGATGGATGAGGCCAAGGAGCAGTAA
- the rsgA gene encoding small ribosomal subunit biogenesis GTPase RsgA gives MAKRQLNRRQNWRIEKIQNERAARAAKREQHVLQELEGGDLGPEQLGLVIAHFGVQVEVEAQDGEAAGQVFRCHLRANLPALVTGDRVVWRAGNQGIGVIVAQMPRSTELCRPNNHGQLKPVAANVDLIVIVFAPAPEPHPNLIDRYLVAAEHAGIRPLLLLNKADLIDDQNGPGLHALLEVYRDLGYPLLEVSAHHGDGMQRLQQMLDGHISVFVGQSGVGKSSLVNSLLPDAGTRVGDLSEWSGQGTHTTTTARLYHFPNGGDLIDSPGIREFGLGHVSRSDVEDGFIEFRDLFGTCRFRDCKHDREPGCALLKALDEGRIKQQRMNSYRSIIASLPEDSY, from the coding sequence ATGGCCAAACGCCAGCTCAACCGCCGCCAGAACTGGCGCATCGAAAAAATCCAGAACGAGCGCGCCGCGCGTGCGGCCAAACGCGAGCAGCACGTGCTGCAGGAACTGGAGGGTGGCGACCTGGGGCCGGAGCAGCTGGGCCTGGTGATCGCGCACTTCGGTGTGCAGGTAGAAGTGGAGGCTCAGGACGGCGAAGCCGCAGGCCAGGTGTTCCGCTGCCACCTGCGCGCCAACCTGCCGGCATTGGTCACCGGCGACCGCGTGGTCTGGCGCGCGGGCAACCAGGGCATCGGCGTGATCGTCGCGCAGATGCCGCGCAGCACCGAGCTGTGCCGGCCGAACAACCACGGCCAGCTGAAGCCGGTGGCAGCCAACGTCGACCTGATCGTGATCGTCTTCGCTCCGGCTCCCGAACCGCATCCCAACTTGATCGACCGTTACCTGGTCGCGGCGGAACACGCCGGCATTCGCCCGCTGTTGCTGCTGAACAAGGCCGACCTGATCGATGACCAGAACGGCCCGGGCCTGCATGCGTTGCTGGAGGTCTACCGCGATCTGGGCTACCCGCTGCTGGAAGTATCGGCGCACCATGGGGACGGCATGCAACGCCTGCAGCAGATGCTCGACGGCCACATCAGCGTGTTCGTCGGCCAGTCGGGGGTCGGCAAGTCCTCGCTGGTGAACAGCCTGCTGCCGGACGCCGGCACCCGCGTCGGCGATCTGTCGGAATGGTCTGGCCAGGGTACCCACACCACTACTACCGCGCGGCTGTACCACTTCCCTAATGGCGGTGACCTGATCGACTCACCGGGCATCCGCGAATTCGGCCTTGGCCACGTCAGCCGCAGCGATGTGGAAGATGGCTTCATCGAGTTCCGCGACCTGTTCGGTACCTGCCGCTTCCGCGACTGCAAGCACGACCGTGAACCGGGTTGCGCACTGCTCAAGGCGCTGGACGAAGGACGCATCAAGCAGCAACGAATGAACAGCTACCGCTCGATCATCGCCAGCCTGCCGGAAGACAGTTACTGA
- the orn gene encoding oligoribonuclease produces MQNPQNLIWIDLEMTGLDPDSDVIIEMATIVTDSELNTLAEGPVIAIHHSDEVLARMDEWNTRTHGASGLTQRVRESKVGMAEAEAQTIAFLEQWVPKGKSPICGNSICQDRRFLYRHMRNLENYFHYRNLDVSTLKELAARWAPSVRDSFKKGNTHLALDDIRESIAELRHYREHFIKL; encoded by the coding sequence ATGCAAAACCCACAGAACCTGATCTGGATCGACCTGGAAATGACCGGCCTGGATCCGGACAGCGATGTCATCATCGAGATGGCCACCATCGTTACCGACAGCGAGCTGAACACCCTGGCCGAAGGGCCGGTGATTGCCATCCATCACAGTGACGAAGTGTTGGCACGCATGGACGAGTGGAACACCCGCACCCATGGCGCTTCGGGCCTGACCCAGCGCGTGCGCGAGAGCAAGGTCGGCATGGCCGAAGCCGAGGCGCAGACCATTGCCTTCCTCGAACAGTGGGTGCCAAAAGGCAAATCGCCGATCTGCGGCAACAGCATCTGCCAGGACCGCCGCTTCCTCTACCGCCACATGCGCAACCTGGAAAACTACTTCCATTACCGCAACCTGGATGTCTCGACCTTGAAGGAGCTGGCTGCCCGCTGGGCGCCATCCGTGCGTGACAGCTTCAAGAAGGGCAACACCCACCTGGCGCTGGACGACATCCGCGAATCGATCGCCGAGCTGCGCCACTACCGCGAGCATTTCATCAAGCTGTGA
- a CDS encoding trimeric intracellular cation channel family protein, whose translation MLLMLYLIAITAEAMTGALSAGRRGMDWFGVVLIACVTALGGGSVRDVLLGHYPLTWVKHPEYLVLTSCAALLTIFIAPMMRRLRSLFLVLDALGLVAFTLIGCMTALEMGQGMLVASLSGVITGVFGGILRDIFCNDIPLVFRRELYASVSFAAAWFYLGCVYFKVPAEQAMLLTLFGGFLLRLLAIRFHWEMPKFHYNDQQ comes from the coding sequence ATGTTGTTGATGCTCTACCTGATTGCCATCACCGCCGAAGCCATGACCGGTGCGTTGTCTGCCGGCCGCCGCGGCATGGACTGGTTCGGCGTGGTACTGATTGCCTGCGTCACCGCCCTGGGTGGCGGCTCGGTGCGTGACGTGCTGCTCGGGCACTACCCGCTGACCTGGGTGAAGCACCCGGAGTATCTGGTACTGACCAGTTGTGCAGCGCTGTTGACCATTTTCATTGCACCGATGATGCGCCGCTTGCGCTCGCTGTTCCTGGTGCTCGATGCCCTGGGGCTGGTGGCCTTTACCCTGATTGGCTGCATGACTGCACTGGAGATGGGGCAGGGCATGCTGGTGGCATCCCTCAGCGGGGTCATTACCGGGGTGTTTGGCGGGATCCTGCGGGATATCTTCTGCAACGACATCCCCTTGGTGTTCCGTCGCGAGTTGTACGCCAGCGTCTCGTTTGCCGCGGCCTGGTTCTACCTGGGCTGCGTGTACTTCAAGGTGCCGGCGGAGCAGGCGATGCTGCTGACGTTGTTTGGCGGCTTCCTGTTGCGCCTGCTGGCGATCCGCTTTCACTGGGAAATGCCGAAGTTCCACTACAACGACCAGCAGTAA
- the queG gene encoding tRNA epoxyqueuosine(34) reductase QueG, whose translation MSACTPDLAQLAQSIKIWGQELGFAHVGIAGVDLGEHEHHLQRWLDAGYQGEMEYLGAHGSKRAHPEQLIPGTVRVVSLRMDYLPGDTQMAQRLAQPEKAYVSRYALGRDYHKLVRKRVQFLADRIQEAIGPFGYRAFVDSAPVLEKALAEQAGLGWIGKNTLLLNRKAGSYFFLAELFVDLPLPVDEATSSEHCGRCQACLDICPTQAFVGPYVLDARRCISYLTIELRGPIPVELRAKMGNRVFGCDDCQIVCPWNRFARHSQEQDFQPRHGLENAELAEMFLWDERTFLRKTEGGPLRRAGYERWLRNLAVGLGNAPSTIPVIEALKARREDASELVREHVEWALAQHGIQ comes from the coding sequence ATGTCCGCTTGTACGCCTGACCTCGCCCAACTGGCCCAATCCATCAAGATTTGGGGCCAAGAACTCGGTTTTGCCCATGTTGGCATCGCCGGGGTCGACCTTGGCGAGCACGAACATCACCTGCAACGCTGGCTCGATGCCGGTTACCAGGGTGAGATGGAATACCTGGGCGCCCATGGCAGCAAACGCGCGCACCCGGAGCAACTTATCCCCGGCACCGTGCGCGTGGTATCGCTGCGCATGGACTACCTGCCCGGCGACACGCAGATGGCGCAGCGCCTGGCGCAGCCGGAAAAAGCCTACGTGTCGCGCTACGCCCTGGGCCGGGACTACCACAAGCTGGTACGCAAGCGCGTGCAGTTCCTGGCCGACCGCATCCAGGAAGCTATCGGCCCGTTCGGTTACCGCGCCTTCGTCGACAGCGCTCCAGTACTGGAAAAGGCCCTGGCCGAGCAGGCCGGGCTGGGCTGGATCGGCAAGAACACGCTGCTGCTCAACCGCAAGGCAGGCAGCTACTTCTTCCTCGCCGAACTGTTCGTCGACCTGCCGCTGCCGGTGGACGAAGCCACCAGCAGCGAGCATTGCGGGCGTTGCCAGGCCTGCCTGGACATCTGCCCGACCCAGGCATTCGTCGGGCCCTATGTGCTGGATGCACGGCGCTGCATTTCGTACCTGACCATCGAGCTCAGAGGGCCGATCCCGGTCGAGCTGCGCGCCAAGATGGGTAACCGGGTGTTCGGTTGCGATGATTGCCAGATCGTCTGCCCATGGAACCGCTTTGCCAGGCACAGCCAGGAGCAGGACTTCCAGCCACGGCACGGCCTGGAAAATGCCGAACTGGCCGAAATGTTCCTGTGGGATGAAAGGACGTTCCTGCGCAAGACCGAGGGCGGGCCGTTGCGCCGGGCCGGGTATGAGCGCTGGTTGCGCAACCTGGCAGTGGGGTTGGGCAATGCGCCGTCGACGATCCCGGTGATCGAAGCCCTGAAAGCGCGACGAGAGGATGCCTCGGAGCTGGTGCGCGAACATGTGGAGTGGGCGCTGGCGCAGCACGGCATTCAATAG
- a CDS encoding NAD(P)H-hydrate dehydratase: protein MPQTKHPSHAPQLLSSVSVARLPARHAQAHKGDFGHVLVVGGDLGTGGAVLLSAEAALRCGAGLVSVATRPEHVAAGLTRMPETMCLGVESANQLMGGLERASVLVVGPGLGQAAWGRSLLSAVANAERPQVWDADALNLLARTPLALPSGSILTPHPGEAARLLGISTEAVQVDRQGAARKLARRYNSVCVLKGAGTLVADPAGQLLLCERGHPAMAGAGLGDVLTGVLAALLAQGLDAWQAAGLGVWLHACAGERLGVKGRGLAASDLAPVIRELLEEHSACLA, encoded by the coding sequence ATGCCGCAGACCAAACACCCCAGTCATGCCCCGCAACTGCTCAGCAGCGTGAGCGTCGCTCGCCTGCCGGCACGCCATGCGCAGGCTCACAAAGGCGACTTCGGCCATGTGCTTGTGGTCGGCGGCGACCTCGGCACCGGTGGCGCCGTGTTGCTCAGCGCCGAAGCCGCCTTGCGCTGTGGTGCCGGTTTGGTCAGTGTGGCAACCCGCCCTGAGCACGTTGCTGCCGGCCTGACCCGCATGCCCGAGACCATGTGCCTGGGGGTCGAATCGGCCAACCAGTTGATGGGGGGGCTGGAGCGTGCTTCGGTACTGGTGGTCGGCCCCGGCCTGGGCCAGGCGGCCTGGGGCCGCAGCCTGCTGTCGGCAGTGGCCAATGCCGAGCGCCCGCAGGTGTGGGATGCCGATGCCCTGAATTTGCTGGCGCGCACCCCGCTGGCCCTGCCGAGTGGCAGCATTCTCACCCCGCACCCGGGGGAAGCGGCGCGGCTGCTGGGGATTTCCACCGAGGCGGTGCAGGTCGACCGCCAGGGGGCCGCGCGCAAGCTGGCGCGCCGCTACAACAGTGTCTGCGTGCTCAAGGGCGCTGGCACGCTGGTCGCAGACCCGGCCGGGCAACTGCTGCTATGCGAACGTGGCCACCCGGCCATGGCCGGTGCCGGCCTCGGCGATGTGCTCACGGGCGTGCTGGCAGCGCTGTTGGCCCAGGGCCTGGATGCCTGGCAAGCCGCGGGGCTGGGGGTATGGCTGCACGCCTGTGCGGGCGAGCGCCTGGGCGTAAAAGGTAGAGGCCTGGCCGCCAGCGATCTGGCGCCGGTCATTCGTGAGTTGTTGGAGGAGCATTCTGCGTGTCTGGCTTAA
- the tsaE gene encoding tRNA (adenosine(37)-N6)-threonylcarbamoyltransferase complex ATPase subunit type 1 TsaE, with protein sequence MFLADEAATVKFGAHLAEVTGGHGVIFLEGDLGAGKTTLSRGLIRGLGHTGAVKSPTFTVVEPYEIGEVRAFHFDLYRLVDPEELEFMGIRDYFEGDPLCLFEWPQKGAGVLPKPDLTITISPQAGGRSLNLSPQGARGEAWCVALAEHHKQ encoded by the coding sequence CTGTTTCTGGCCGATGAAGCGGCCACGGTCAAATTCGGCGCACATCTGGCCGAGGTAACCGGGGGGCACGGCGTGATTTTCCTGGAAGGTGACCTGGGCGCGGGCAAAACCACGCTGTCGCGTGGCCTGATCCGGGGCCTGGGCCATACTGGTGCAGTGAAAAGCCCGACCTTCACCGTGGTCGAACCTTACGAAATCGGTGAGGTCCGAGCTTTCCACTTTGACCTGTACCGCCTGGTCGATCCGGAAGAGCTGGAATTCATGGGGATTCGTGACTATTTCGAGGGCGACCCGCTGTGCCTGTTCGAGTGGCCACAAAAGGGTGCGGGCGTTTTGCCAAAGCCTGACCTGACCATTACCATAAGCCCCCAAGCGGGCGGACGCTCGCTGAACCTTTCGCCGCAGGGGGCTCGCGGCGAGGCCTGGTGCGTGGCACTGGCCGAACATCATAAACAGTAA
- a CDS encoding N-acetylmuramoyl-L-alanine amidase, with protein MRIRALVAIVGLLLTTVTVDALAVTQVKSMRLWRAPDNTRLVFDLSGPVQHSVFTLSAPDRLVIDINGATLAAPLNVATSNTPISSVRSAQRTPTDLRVVVDLKKSVTPKSFTLAPNAQYGNRLVVDLYDQEADAIAASAPTPPPAPVQAPATTPAVPVTPAQPAIKLPPVPNGKRDIVVAIDAGHGGEDPGASGSRGQHEKDIVLQIAKELQRQINSEKGFRAELTRTGDYFIPLRKRTEIARKKGADLFISIHADAAPSRAAFGASVFALSDRGATSETARWLADTENRSDLIGGAGNVSLDDKDRMLAGVLLDLSMTATLSSSLNVGQKVLGNMGRITSLHKQRVEQAGFMVLKSPDIPSILVETGFISNNNEAAKLATASHQQALARSIHTGVRQYFQQNPPPGTYIAWLRDTGKIAAGPREHTVRPGETLAMIAVRYQVSVTSLRNANSLKSDELKVGQRLDIPATTLASQ; from the coding sequence ATGCGCATACGCGCACTGGTCGCCATCGTTGGGCTGCTGCTGACAACGGTGACCGTTGACGCTCTGGCCGTCACTCAAGTCAAGAGCATGCGCCTGTGGCGCGCGCCAGACAACACGCGGCTGGTCTTCGACCTGTCTGGCCCCGTGCAGCATAGCGTCTTCACCTTGAGCGCACCGGATCGCCTGGTTATCGACATCAACGGCGCGACCCTGGCCGCGCCGTTGAACGTGGCCACCTCCAACACGCCGATCAGTAGCGTGCGTTCGGCCCAGCGCACCCCGACCGACCTGCGCGTGGTGGTCGACCTGAAAAAGTCGGTCACCCCGAAAAGCTTTACCCTGGCGCCCAACGCCCAGTATGGCAACCGCCTGGTGGTCGACCTGTACGACCAGGAAGCCGACGCCATCGCCGCCAGCGCGCCAACCCCGCCGCCGGCTCCGGTACAAGCGCCCGCAACCACACCAGCCGTGCCGGTCACCCCAGCCCAGCCGGCCATCAAGCTGCCGCCAGTCCCCAACGGCAAACGCGACATCGTGGTGGCCATCGACGCCGGTCACGGCGGCGAAGACCCGGGTGCCTCCGGCTCGCGTGGCCAGCATGAGAAGGACATCGTGCTGCAGATCGCCAAGGAGCTGCAGCGCCAGATCAATAGCGAAAAAGGCTTCCGGGCCGAGCTGACCCGCACCGGCGACTATTTCATCCCGCTGCGCAAGCGCACGGAGATCGCCCGCAAGAAGGGCGCCGACCTGTTCATCTCGATCCATGCCGACGCCGCGCCGTCCCGTGCCGCCTTCGGTGCCTCGGTGTTCGCCCTGTCCGACCGCGGTGCCACCTCCGAGACCGCGCGCTGGCTGGCCGACACGGAAAACCGTTCCGACCTGATCGGTGGCGCCGGTAACGTCAGCCTCGACGACAAGGACCGCATGCTCGCCGGGGTATTGCTCGACCTGTCGATGACCGCCACGCTCAGCTCCAGCCTCAATGTCGGGCAGAAGGTGCTGGGCAACATGGGGCGGATCACCTCGCTGCACAAGCAGCGTGTGGAACAGGCCGGCTTCATGGTGCTGAAGTCGCCGGACATTCCGTCGATCCTCGTTGAAACCGGGTTCATCTCGAACAACAACGAAGCCGCCAAGCTTGCTACCGCGAGCCACCAGCAGGCCCTGGCCCGTTCGATCCACACCGGTGTGCGCCAGTACTTCCAGCAGAACCCGCCGCCTGGCACCTACATCGCCTGGCTGCGCGACACTGGCAAGATCGCCGCAGGCCCGCGTGAGCACACGGTGCGCCCTGGCGAGACCCTGGCAATGATCGCGGTCCGCTACCAGGTCAGCGTGACCAGCCTGCGCAACGCCAACAGCCTCAAGAGCGATGAACTGAAGGTTGGCCAGCGCCTCGATATCCCTGCCACCACATTGGCCTCGCAATGA
- the mutL gene encoding DNA mismatch repair endonuclease MutL, producing MSGGSRIQLLSPRLANQIAAGEVVERPASVAKELLENSLDSGARRIDVEVEQGGVKLLRVRDDGSGISADDLPLALARHATSKIRELEDLEGVLSLGFRGEALASISSVARLTLTSRTASASEAWQVETEGRDMTPRVQPAAHPVGTSVEVRDLFFNTPARRKFLKAEKTEFDHLQEVIRRLALARFDVGFHLRHNGKSILSLHEAHDETARARRVSAICGPGFMEQALPIDVERNGLRLWGWVGLPTFSRSQADLQYFFVNGRAVRDKLVAHAVRQAYRDVLFNGRHPTFVLFLELEPNGVDVNVHPTKHEVRFREGRSVHDFLYGTLHRALADVRPEDQLAAPAAVPEVIRPTGPQAGEFGPQGEMRLASPVLEQPRAPQQSYAGGGSGAGYQYQYTPRPAQPLPAAEAQAVYREFYKPLDEGVVTAPALPESQGDIPPLGYALAQLKGIYILAENAIGLVLVDMHAAHERIMYERLKVAMASEGLSGQPLLVPETLALSQREADCAEEHAQWFQRLGFELQRLGPETLAIRQIPALLKQAEANRLVQDVLADLMEYGTSDRIQAHLNELLGTMACHGAVRANRRLAIPEMNALLRDMENTERSGQCNHGRPTWTQMGLDDLDKLFLRGR from the coding sequence ATGAGTGGCGGTTCGCGCATCCAGCTGCTCAGCCCGCGGCTGGCCAACCAGATTGCTGCCGGCGAGGTTGTCGAGCGGCCGGCCTCGGTCGCCAAGGAGCTGCTGGAGAACAGCCTGGACTCCGGTGCCCGGCGCATCGATGTGGAAGTGGAGCAGGGCGGCGTCAAGCTGCTGCGGGTGCGTGACGATGGTAGCGGCATTTCCGCCGATGACCTGCCGCTGGCCCTGGCCCGCCACGCGACCAGCAAGATTCGTGAACTGGAAGACCTCGAAGGGGTATTGAGCCTGGGCTTCCGCGGTGAGGCCCTGGCCTCGATCAGCTCGGTAGCGCGCCTGACCCTGACCTCGCGCACCGCCAGTGCGAGCGAAGCCTGGCAGGTGGAAACCGAAGGCCGCGACATGACTCCACGGGTGCAGCCGGCGGCGCATCCGGTAGGCACGTCGGTGGAAGTGCGCGACCTGTTCTTCAACACCCCGGCGCGGCGCAAGTTCCTCAAAGCCGAGAAAACCGAATTCGATCACCTGCAGGAGGTCATCCGGCGCCTGGCGCTGGCGCGTTTCGATGTTGGCTTCCATCTGCGCCACAACGGCAAGAGCATCCTCAGCCTGCACGAAGCCCATGATGAAACTGCCCGTGCGCGGCGGGTAAGCGCCATTTGCGGCCCAGGCTTCATGGAGCAGGCGCTGCCGATCGATGTCGAGCGCAACGGCCTGCGCTTGTGGGGCTGGGTCGGCCTGCCAACCTTCTCGCGCAGCCAGGCCGACTTGCAGTATTTCTTCGTCAATGGTCGTGCGGTGCGCGACAAGCTGGTCGCCCACGCCGTGCGCCAGGCCTACCGTGACGTGCTGTTCAATGGCCGGCACCCGACCTTCGTGCTGTTCCTGGAGCTGGAGCCCAACGGCGTCGACGTCAACGTGCACCCGACCAAGCATGAAGTGCGTTTCCGCGAAGGGCGCTCGGTGCACGATTTCCTCTATGGCACCCTGCATCGCGCCTTGGCCGACGTGCGTCCGGAAGACCAGCTGGCCGCGCCTGCCGCCGTGCCTGAAGTCATCCGCCCCACCGGGCCGCAGGCCGGTGAGTTCGGCCCACAGGGGGAAATGCGCCTGGCCTCGCCGGTGCTCGAACAGCCACGTGCCCCGCAGCAGTCATATGCCGGTGGCGGCAGTGGCGCGGGTTACCAGTACCAGTACACCCCGCGTCCCGCGCAGCCGCTGCCGGCCGCCGAGGCGCAGGCGGTGTATCGCGAGTTCTACAAACCGCTGGATGAAGGTGTGGTCACGGCGCCGGCGCTGCCCGAAAGCCAGGGGGATATTCCCCCGCTGGGCTACGCGCTGGCGCAGCTCAAGGGCATCTACATCCTGGCCGAAAACGCCATCGGCCTGGTGCTGGTGGACATGCACGCGGCCCACGAGCGAATCATGTACGAACGCCTGAAAGTGGCCATGGCCAGCGAAGGCCTCAGCGGCCAACCGCTGCTGGTGCCCGAGACCCTGGCCCTGAGCCAGCGCGAAGCCGATTGCGCCGAAGAACACGCGCAGTGGTTCCAGCGCCTGGGCTTCGAACTGCAGCGCCTGGGCCCCGAGACCCTGGCTATCCGCCAGATCCCGGCCTTGCTCAAGCAGGCCGAGGCCAACCGCCTGGTGCAGGATGTGCTCGCCGACCTGATGGAATACGGCACCAGCGACCGTATCCAGGCGCACCTTAACGAGCTGCTCGGCACCATGGCTTGCCACGGCGCCGTGCGCGCCAACCGGCGCCTGGCGATCCCCGAGATGAACGCCCTGCTGCGTGATATGGAAAACACCGAGCGCAGCGGCCAGTGCAATCACGGTCGTCCCACCTGGACCCAGATGGGCCTGGACGACCTGGACAAACTCTTCCTGCGCGGTCGGTGA